One window of Pocillopora verrucosa isolate sample1 chromosome 9, ASM3666991v2, whole genome shotgun sequence genomic DNA carries:
- the LOC131780548 gene encoding zinc finger C4H2 domain-containing protein yields MASSPVRDSEDDDYMRKLETIRDIRVKTSQLEKLKSQLIHELDVAEKESKLLKDYKGEMEALLHEKMAHVEELRLIHADINLMENTIKQSEAERERGLDTLRRLHDEYKPLKREVDKMRGSLGLDKIANLDEENSLAEFLERAPPGWKPEPQEPPPPPVASQLAAAAAAAQQLVNKRGPPGERHFRQQQPPPMKACLSCHQQIHRNAPICPLCKAKSRSRHPKKTKRKHED; encoded by the exons ATGGCATCAAGTCCTGTCAGAGATAGTGAAGATGATGACTATATGAGAAAACTAGAGACCATTAGAGATATAAG GGTGAAGACATCCCAGTTGGAAAAACTAAAATCTCAGCTTATTCATGAGTTAGATGTAGCAGAGAAGGAAAGTAAACTACTTAAGGACTATAAGGGAGAAATGGAAGCTCTCCTACATGAGAAAATGGCACATGTAGAGGAACTTAGACTTATCCATGCTGACATCAATTTG ATGGAAAATACCATCAAGCAGTCTGAAGCTGAAAGGGAAAGAGGGCTTGACACTCTGAGAAGACTACATGATGAATACAAACCCCTTAAGAGAGAGGTTGACAAAATGAGGGGTTCTTTGGGTCTTGACAAAATAGCTAACCTGGATGAAGAAAACAGCCTCGCAGA GTTTCTCGAGCGTGCCCCTCCTGGTTGGAAGCCAGAACCACAGGAACCTCCTCCTCCCCCTGTGGCATCCCAGCTAGCTGCCGCAGCAGCAGCTGCCCAGCAGCTCGTCAACAAGCGGGGTCCTCCAGGAGAAAGACACTTCCGCCAGCAGCAGCCACCCCCAATGAAGGCGTGCCTGTCTTGCCATCAACAGATTCACAGGAATGCGCCCATCTGCCCGCTATGTAAAGCAAAGAGTCGTTCTCGACATCCgaagaaaactaaaaggaaacacgAAGATTAA